atatgCATCTTGCCATGGTACATTTTGGTCACGTATGGAAGagattttgaaatagttaaaATCAAGTTCAAAGTCACCCTTAAACATGTCTTCAACCATTCAAAATCAATCTAGTGTTGTGTTTTacatgtttttttcttctcctctgGGTTATCTTGTTTCATCCTTTTGCATCAATTGTTCTCAGTCCGTTTGTCAAACCATTGCAGACCATGAGCCTGTCATCTATTGCACTGCAGCTTCTTCTGAAGCTAAAGAGACATCTAAAAATCGTGTACTGCCTGAACGATGCTCGATGCCAGGTATATATGCTTGTTAATTGGTATTTAATTTATATGCACAAACTAGACAAAACAATTCAATTGGCTCGTGTTCTTTTCCTGTAATTAGTCTTTCAATCCAAATGAACCACCGAAACCTGGAGAGTTTCTGTCCAAGCAGAATGTTCCTTACGACATCAGCGAAACATGCACAACTTTGCCAACGTCTTATCAAGAATTCATGCAACGATATCAGGTGCGGTCCAACCCCACACCCCACACCCACTTCcctcttttccttttccatgGTTCCCATCTACTCTCTCTGTCATCCCTTGATTTGCAGTATCAACCCTGCAGGATTTCAAGAATACGCTTAGGGATGATGCATTCGATTACTCCACTTACACTGCAAACATTAAAAGGAAGCGTCCTACTGTAAGAAAAGGACGGAAGTCTACAATTGGTGGTGATGATGATGACAATGACGATGATGAGGATTGGAGTGGAGGCAAGAGATTGAGCAACAGTGGGAGGAAAAGTAGCTATAGCATGAGAGGGAGTAGGCAACGATGAAGATAGGTGTAAGTAAATTGTAATATGCACAGTTTTAGGCTAACTTGTACATTAATCAAGTGAAATAGAATAGAGAGATAGGGGATAGAATGACAGGGAAGGGAAGAGAAAAAAGGGTGGGGGTGGGGGGTGTAGGCAATCAAATCAATGTGGAAACAGCTAATAGAAAAAGTTGAGAGCCAGTTTTTCTGTAGTTGTTTCCATCAtgtaatttgttttatttttgggtAATATAATATTGGTTGCATTCATTTGTTAATGGAAAAGTTCGACTTTCATTACACATTAGATTCCGTAATTTTGTTTAGGAAAATTACTTTCGATTTCAATGATAGCATCTAACAAATAATGTGCCTTTTTGGATGTAAAATTTTGAAATGCAACTTATTAGTGATGAAAGATGATGTCTCTCGAGGAGTGAAAGAGAATTCAATTCCTTCCTTTGTCCTTTTCTTAATATTAACTTTGGTTTCTGTTATTTTCTTACTGTTTCTGTTATTACTCTTCATCTTCTCATTGAAGTGTTTATTGACATTTTTAAGGAAATGCATAGTGTGGTTCTATTTAAGTTATTATGTATAAATTCTTATTAAATATGTTACTGCGAATGATTTGTcaactttaattatttattatttcgaTCAAGATGATATTCAAATCTCTGAAGGGGAAGAAATTTTTCAAGATATTTGAATATTAATTATAACAAAAGAGGCCTCATCATCTTCAATCAACAAAAGGTCGTCTTTATTCAGTTAAAAGTACACGTAGTCCAAAAGTGcgtaaaatctataacaaatgTGAACCTAAAgtaattaaaagaagaaaaaaaaaaaaaaaaaggcaaaggATCGAAAGGTTGTCCTCTCTTCAAGTTTGTCAAGGTACAATCACAACAAGAGGCTGCAGAACAAAAGAAGATTTTAACATTTAGATTGTTTTCAAGGGCAAAGACAGAATATAAGACATTTCGTATCGATATGATATCGGAGAGAGGGTACCGTGTCTAAGCTGACTGGTTTACCATCTTCAGCCAATATTTCAGCTATGGTTCCAGATTGATCAGCCTGAAGTCGAACATACAATAAGTAATAGCTACATATGTATctaaatttacaaaaataaaaaggttGGCATTGTCGAAGCTTACCTCAATCTCATTCATTAACTTCATGGCTTCAATTATACATATCACTTGGCCTTTCTGCACTTTATCGCCAACCTACAAAAACAGAACACACGAGATACGAAAAACAAGTTACAAGTAAACACTTCTGTCGAGTCCTGATAAATTTTTGTTCTCCCTTACATTATATCATTCTCAAGTTACCTTAACAAATGGAGGCTCTCCTGGAGCAGGGCTTCTATAAAATGTTCCGGCCATGGGGCATTTCAAAGGTGGATACAAACCACCTGTTTTTGGTGCAGGAAGAGGACTTGCACGAGCAGTAGAAGTAGCTGTAGGTGCAGCTGCCGGGGTCGGTGGAGGTGCAACCGTGGTAAGCACATGAGGTGGTGGCAATGCTATGTATGGACTTGGAGCCTGTGTGGGTATTGGTGGTTGTATAgcttccttttttcttattaCAATTTCGCAATCTTGTTGTTTCAGTTGCAGTTCCATAATGTCTCTTGAATCAACAAGTCTGCATATAAAAAAAGATTATGTAAAGACTCAATGAAAAAAGGTGGTGCAACCCGGAGATGATGACTCAACACTCTCAAAGTTTAATTCCTACACAATACGGAAGGTAGTAACGCACTTGATGAGATCTGAAACTTGGCTCATGAATGTAGAAATTGACGGCTCATCTGGAAGGTAACTTTGATCAGAAACTGTGACTGCAGACTCGACTTTTCCTCCAGATGGACCATTCCCAGGTGTAGAGGCAATCGCTGGTGCAGAATTTGAAGTTTTTCCAACAACCACCtaggattaaaaaaaaaatacatatatatatatacatacacctAAAATCTATGAATGCATTCAGAAATCTACATACACCTAAAAGTTCATCGCAACAACTAACCTCTTTAAGTGCATACACAACCAAACCAGTAGACTTTTTCTTGTTTGGCCACTGAAAAGCACAAAAGAAGAACATACTAAGATCAAAATGtaatttaaaagcataaacatcTCACCATCTACAGGCTCCATTAACATACAAGTTGTAGTTCAAAAACAAATTAGCAAGAAACACATCTGTGAACAACTTATGGCGATGATGACAAAGTCATCAGTATTGCCCCACCGTTCAGCTTCAAAATGTCCTCTACACCAAAGTCGTTTAAAAATCAACCGTTAGGTACACAAATTTTTTTTCAGTTTCCTGTTCATCACTACAAACTACGAATGATGACCGATAGGATCCCCAGCCAAAAGAGATCCATTTAAATACCTTGAATACACTAAAACCTAATCTGGATATGCTGCTGACTGAATTAAACAAACACAATTTAATACCTTGAACAGAACATTTCTTTTCGGGACAAACAAACGATTTTCATTGAGGACATGAAATGAAACTGGGTCTAGGAAGGTATAAAAGAACCAATCTGCTCTTCCTGAAAACAGCCCAAAAACAGTGAATAATCCTGTACTAAACCTTCCAATACACACCATCACTTTCTCTTCGCTTGGCTCTTTCTCATCATTCTTTAATTCATCAGCTTTCTTTCTCTACGCTAGATTCTAATTGAACGGTAAAGTGCCACGAATGAAAGTAActatgaaaaaaagaaattagaaactCCTATCCAAGTGACCTCCTGTAGGTCCTAAAATTGGAACTTAAAATGTCCCAAAATCCATCAATTACTTTCCTACACTCAACCACATGGTTTTATGCCAAAGCCTACCAACAGAATCCATCCAGAgggaatttaaaaaaaatattacaaagtTAAAAATTACGTTAAGCACATATAGAGTTCAGAGATTGTAAAAACATGAAGTCAGTGAAGATTATAACAAGAATGTGGAATGAAGGCAGTAATACCTCAGTCCCAGAAAGTGGGGAGTCGACAAAAGAAGATCCAACCAAAAAGGAATCCTTGAAGAGGCGATTAAGAGAAAGATTGGGGTTAATGTGGTTGTGATGCCAATTCTTGCGAGCACTGGAGCCGAAACCGGGAAGAGTGGAAGCCTTGGGACATGGGATAGTGAAGGAGGCCATTGGAGAGGAAGGGAGAAGGTAGAAAGAAATTGTGGGTTAAATGCGGAAGTGGTGAAGAAGAAGGTTTGGAGAATGTAGAAGGGATCGGAATGAAAAGAGAGAGTCGGGGGAttgagaaataaataaaaagagaaatggCGATGAGATCAAAGAAGGAGAAAGAGTGGAGCGGGAGAGGCGAGAAAAGGGAAATGGGAAATTTTGGCGTTTGGAGAAATTTCGATAATCACAATACGAAGAGAGTGTgagcgagagagagagagagcattAAATGAAGCATCGccgttttctttttctttttctttttaacgaACAAACACACAAGAACATCACTCCATTTTTCAGCTTTTCCCTGATCTTGCCCATCGATTccaatcttttatatatatatatatatgagattTTTATATGAAAAATCCACTTAAGCCTACATTTTAAAATGGAAATTGTGAAAGACGGTAAAATGGACAAATTATTTGCATTTTATGGCAAAATCAAGCGAAATGAGATTTGTTCTTTAGTAGTTTTTCCGccaataatttgtatttttttattatttttgaaaacccctttaaaaaatgtatttaaatttgaaaatttttaacaaaGGATTTTAGTAGGAGTGTTCAAATAACTTGACAATTCGAATAACCCGAGCTACCCAACCCAAATTGTAAATGTTGAGTTGgattagtttttattttggattgggttgggttgaattttgtatgatttttctagttgggttgggtttgggtaattataataggtaacaatttttagaataattattaggGGCGACAAGgagaatagcaaaatctaagttttactttggataaatgacaaatttatttttaaattgtcaaaatagcaaaacagttaatttccacataataaatgagataactatgccttaaatgcccctacctactttacaatacagactcctaaatacaatagtaagaaaaaccacaaataccctgtaattaatacatactattcactcccttcaattttctaattttccttccaaaaaaataaatcatcttCTGTAAAGGCTTTCCAGCGCATTTCTaccgtcgcttttccaccgtagctttctcttccatttttccaCCGTCGCTTTCTCTTCCGTCGTTTTTCCACCATCGGTTTCTcttccgtcgcttttccaccgtttGCACGCCCTTCCtttttaatcggtttgcaccACCCAAAGTATGGGTAAGTTGTTTCGTTTCACGCTtctgttccttcttcaacctttggatttttcctctgttttctgcatgtgtcggtaaaaaataccgagttctcaaaattttcttcaaaattttcttcaaattttctcccgttctaacattcttcaaattttcaaatggctttccacccgcaccgtcgcttttcaccttcttcttttagtacaaattttcgtTTTCTTTAATTCTGGTTGATTGTCTTCCGctgaatcttctatttttgttttccttaattccggttggttgacaaaattaaagatagatcacattttatttggcatgattttaggagagttgggatttgattctaaatttaagtatttccattatatttgttataattaaatctcattttatttgacatgattttagggagggttgagatttgattctaaacttaatagctaaagtttgaatatataattattgaaggtaaaaatcagaataattaggggatattgaaaccaattgaatatatttagggatctttgaaagaatataataattttttgatttagttaataattatcataagtgggtgtgttcacAAATAGACTGTAATagaatatgtgatattttatttgatttttggatttccttaaatatactgtatttgaatctggacagttctcatccgttgaggggtaatttcggaccaaaaaagtgggaaactatttcaggcagttagttttgccataaataaaaaaaaaaaacaaataacaccCTTCGTTTGTCTTCCACCGTCGTTTTTCCGCCGTCTGCACGCCTTTCGttttttaatcggtttgcaccgcccatttgcaaattcttgaaacgaggatgaaactggaacatatacatcaaggaggcgatagtcaatatattagcaggactcaatccatctaccatcgaatacggtcttcactcgttgtaaagccatgaaaaaaattcaaagggaacACGTTTATCAAATAAAGTATTCACTGGTAGATTGTATATAGGagggatgaatattaaattaaattattgtttcatatattatacgggtacttgtttcatttgtagggatcacgttttaatttgatgtaatggtcggatattacaaaaatatggtagacaagggcaaaaaaataaaatgtatatagcataatcttatgaatataatgttgggaggcaatattagttatttttctaaagtagtttagaatataaagatgttaaaatttcaaaaagaatatgctttgctccgttcttcgttgaaatttatgttttaatggccatgaacgttcaggtgaattttgtattttcctaatatattcaaatttgagaTTGTCTTTTGGTGAATCTTGTGTTTTGGTTTCCATTAATTCCGGTTTGTTGAcaacattaaagatagatcacaatttatttgacatgattttagggatagtTGGGATTTGAATATAAACTTAAGTATTCCCACTATATTTGCCATAATCTTATGGAATGgttggaatttaaatttgaattttagatatttgaattttgaatgttttaaatgcttttccgttactttttttttaatgtttttgtatatggttaattattgcatcatgtttatcattattttaggaaggaataattcattgcattaaaattttagaacctattcattgcgttaatagctattgaaggaaaaaatcggtagctaaagtttgaatatataattattgaagggaaAATGGGAATAATTAGGAGATATTAAAATCAATTGAATATGGTTAGGgatctttgaaataatataataattatttaatttggttaataattatcataagtgggtgtgtttacaGATACACTATAATCGGCTATGTGATAATGTTGTGAtaatgttttgtttgatttctcgggttccttaaatatactgtatttgattatggacagttctcatccgttgaggggcattttcggtcgaaaaaagttgaaaattattcCAAGCaattagttttgccataaataaataaataaaaaataacagtttgctattttgacaattttcatTCTTATATTTGCTATTTCCACGGATTCCtctaattattaagtatgtatcaatatttttaaaaaattgcaaatatagcaagtCACTTCTATCgctgatagactcttatggtttatcagtgatagaccaacatttgttacatggtctatcagtgatagactcctatcattgatagattttgacagattttgctatatttgcaatttttttaaaatgttgctatatacttaattattttgaatataattgctatatttgcaattatcCCTTTTAATAATCTGGGTTCGATCCAACCTAAACTtgaatttttaatattattaaaatatatattacaacttataaatattataattcataCTTATTATtgtgaagttttttttttttttttttttttagtttgtaatacatatgttgaattttgatatttaacatttgagtttcacgaaattttagttattaaaatGTACTGGAGacaaatttaagtattttaagttaaataaaaacatattaaaaaagaaaagaaataaataaccctaaacccaacctgaattgaaatatatatatatatatataccttgATGGCGACCTTATTTGTTGATAGGAAAATTTAAAGTGAAAACAGATCAGAAAGCACTGAAATTTTTGTTAGATCATAGGATAATACAACCTCAATATAAAAAATGGATAGCCAAACTTTTGGGTTATTCATTTGAAATAGTTTACAAGCCGAGAGCTGAAAATAGAGCAGCTGATGCATTATCCAGAAAACCAGACGAAGTACGTTTGTTGGGCAAGTGTACAGTAGAAGGAAGAAATagattttttcttaaaaaaaacacGTGGGATATAAGTAGGTCGGTGGACGGGAAAAGTGAGTATAAGAGTGTTTGTCTTTTGGGCAGGAAAGATATGTGTATTGTTGGAAGAACATGTTTTTTTCTGAATTCTTCTGGAGAGAGAGAGGAACAGAAATTAGTTTGTACAAAGGATTGAGACATTCTCAATCCTTAATATCCTACTGAAATTGAATCAATAAAGAAGCAAATTTATACGTGAAgttggagttccaacatttggtatcagagcaaagatTCGTAGGGCAGAGGAATTATGGTTCCAACTCGGATTGAAGAACGGTTGGAATTCATCGACCAAAAAATTGTCGGAATGAAGAGAAGGAATTGAGCAAAGTGCCGGCGATAGAGGTAAGTCTGAATGAAATTGCGAAGAGCATCGATTTGATGTGACTTCAATCGGAAAAACAACAATAGTTTCTATTCACGATACTAGACGAGTTCGAGAGAGCGGTCGACGATGAGTGGACAAGTAACGGAATCCGTCGCGAAGGAGACTGAGAAGGCTAAGGGGAAGGAAAACGATGCGTCTTCTAGTAAGATGGCAGAATCAGACCGAAATTTCGGATCTGACATAAACGAgcattaattatttaaatttaaattaattattagaattaatttcatttaaatcattaAAGTGAAACGGAAAGTTTgataaaagtcaaaatgttaggCTTGTGATCCttaaaagtcaaagtttaaccGTGGAAAATTGCAAATTGTGGGATTTTCTCATTTCAATGGGTTACATGAACATGCTTCTTGCTTATTGAGGTGTTTACTCCATCTTCCACACTAATCCCACTAACTTAAAGAATGTTAAGTGTCAAATTGATTTGTAGAtaaaatttgcatgtaattcaactataaattcaTGAAGCTTGATTTGATTAAGACTTCTTGGTTGATGTTGAATTTTACCCATCATCTCAAACTCTCTCAAAgttacaaaatttttaaattcatcACAGTAAGATCCCACCGTCACATTAGGCGGAGGATAGTCGGAAAGACTCTCGTGGTAATCTTGTTTGTGATCAGATTCAACGAGAATCTAaggaaaatttcaaatttcaaatgtGAGTATTTCAATCTCTGTTTAATTCTTAAAATTGAAGCAATTATAGTGTTTTACTTTAAACTACTTTCGCTAGCATGTCTATTTATCCTTTATGGTTTAAAGATTAAACCCTACTTCACGTATGATTGTAGAGAGGAGAAAGATTTTCTTTGGAGGAGATGTGATCTCCCTCTTTGATCTTGcttaaggattttttttttatagagaaCTTTTGTCTGTGAAAAAATCTCCAAAAACAAAATTCTTTTGTGCTCTTTCAATTATTAGTCGACTCCCACAAATCGGTCCTCGCCAAGAGAATGGTGGAGGACCTTTTATTGGTGTCACAACATTTTTCAATGGGAGATCACCACGCTAGCTAGGATGAATTCTTGATCAAATTTACGAGGAATTGAAGAATGGTTCTTCAAAAGTATTTTTTTCCTCATCCATGTAATTTGTTTTAAAGCATGCATAGTCAAATTAATTTACAGCATTGTGAGAATTCCGTAATTTTGTTTCATGTATTGCTTTTCTTCGAAACAAAAATTAAAGCAAAAATCGATCAATCGCTTCGGCTGAGGATTTAATTCCTTCAAATGAAAATTTCTAAAACATGCATTCTAAATAGAAGaatacaaaagaaaatataaatgtTTAAAAGATTAAACTGTATGATAAATTTACTTAGATTCCAATCCAAATTtcttaaatatgaaaaatacaaTACTATTTAAACTAATTGAAATGTTGAGAGGTCACAATATTTCACCTATATTGTTATGTTCGACTAAAAGCTCTTCAACTCCATACATAAACCATCATTCTTTTTCTTACATCATTCATTAAACAAAATCATATAATTAGAACCTTTTAAAACCTCTTTCCACCTTTGGAAATCTCTTTTTGTCTTTAGAAACTCATTTGCTTTCTAAAAGAAAACTCTATTTCTTTGTCTTTATtagttctttctttcttttttaaaacaactcTTTCTCTTTTATCTTCGTTTACTCTATACCCTAGAAACTTGGTCACAATAGCAACTAGCTCGACCTACCATGCTTGAAACTCGGTCATAAGTATATCATGCCTGAACTCGATCATGACGATGTTATGCTAGAACTCGGTCAAGATAGTAAAGTGCTAATCATATTATCCTACCTGAACTCGGTGGTAGTGGCTATGTGGTCAGCATAGCCATTTACCCTTGAAACTCTGTGCACATTGACCATCGAGAACTCGATATATAGAACAAACATGGTTTTCTCTTTAAAACAACTCTCAATAAACTCATGCTTTTGCAATATCTTTCTAACACATTTAGTAAATCAATTCTAGAACttaaaacataaacataagacTTTGCTTGCAAATCTTATCATCAACTTCTCGATAATTACATGCTTCGCTAAATATTTCTAACTCATGCTTGGAAACATATTCTAGAAATATactcaaatatttttcttaaacatGCTCATAAATCAGATATGATAATCATTATGGTTCAATAATTATTTCAAAGCATATTTAAACAATGGCTTGCAAAACGTATTTGGAATTTCATTTGAAATCATTTTGTCACTTAGAGATGGTAATTCAAACCCTCGATCTGTAAACTTGCTCGATCTCCCCTTGACCTGAAATAATGGAAATAATCTCATTTAATCTCCTTTAATCATAAAAATATCATAACTTTCCTTAAAAATTTCCAAAACACCAAAAACAGCCCCAAAACACCTATTTGGCATGGCTAGTGCGTAAGGGTTGGGCGGCAAGGTTGGTACGCACACGCAGGGCCTGGACAGGCTGTGCTGTGTGCTAACCTAACTAGTGGGGCATGCCACAGTGCCTCAGGCGTCTCGCGTGGCCCTTTACACGCTTGAGGGTTTATCGTGTGTTTGCTTGGCTGCGCGTGCCTTGCATGAAGGCTGTAGGTCCAAAACAAGCCCAACGCACACGAAATTTAACTCAAGCATGCACATGACACCTTTAAAGCACTTCCTAACTCCACCTCTTCATCATCTCACCTAACCTTACTCGATATGCCCAACTAAAACACTTTAGGTCCATGGAAATGCCTTACTAACCTCACTTGACATGCCCGCTAACCTCATCTCCAAGCCTAACCTCTCAACGCCATACTAACTTCCAAGCAAGCTTTCTCGCCAAGCCTAGACGTCCCAACTAATTACCTCCAAAGACATGTCTTCTCACCTAGCCAAGACCATCCCACCAAGCACACTTTAAAGGTTATGGAAGTTCTCTTTGTATGAGATCGATCATAGGATCGACCGGGAACAGGAAGACTACGAGGTCTCAGTTTGTTTTCTTAGTCTCATAGGAATTCTATAAAGTAGATATTCTGGTAACACCGCCATAAAAGATAGGGGGATTTCATGAGTTTCAAGACGTACTCAAAGCATCACTCATCAGACTTCCAACAATCAGACTCAAAGGTGAGGCCCTCTCCCTTcggtcgagtcacttcgtccctctccctCTTTCATTCTCGTATTATCTTATCTATTAGTCAGAATCCCCTGCGAGCATGCCTTCCTTTCGTACCGATCGTCATAGACAAAAGATGGATTGGGTCCTTGGGCAAGGAAGTCAGCAATTTCTTTTCCTCGTCCTTTGAGTATAGCATCTACCGCTCCTCTCATCCCCACCGGCTCCATATATATGGTGACTGTATCCGCAATTGAGTTTTGTACTCTGAGCTGTAGAGTTAGTAGAAAGAATTTCTTCTTCGGCAGAGATGCGGGCATCTTCTTTGCCTAGCCGCCTCTCCAACCTTCTCGGCCACACACAACACATTAGCTTGTCGCCTAGCCTACCCTCATTTTGCCCAAATAACctctttagaggttattttctAATTCTTTAGCTACCCACCAAACTCAAAACACCTACACCATGGACTTAGCCAAACTTTCTCACTTTTTAACTTAACTTCCCTTTAACTTTTAAACCATTCCTTCTTAAGTTTCCTTCTTCCTACCTACCATGACACACTTTCAATGACACTTCTCAAACCTACTTTTCCAACTTAACTTCATTTAAAATCATCCTTTCAAACTCTTTGGAAAGTCCAAGTTCCTTTGGGTTCGGGGTTTACAATGACCTCTTGGGTCGTGTTCGCCTCTTAGACCTTAGGTTTGTTCCTAGATGCCAGAGGTGAAGAACTTGCACAACGAAATATAGTGAACAAAGAGCAAGAACACAATATTgcaaaacataacaaaaaacTTCTTGCTCAATTAACAAAAGCAACAACCCTAAATGAACACCATAATTCTCTTTTAATAAACAAATTCAAGAAAGGAAACAAACTTCCATTTGGAAAAGATAGCCCGTACCTCAATAAAGGAAAATATCATATAGAATAGTATAGTCAAAAATTTCAGATAAGGAAAGAAAATGTTCTACTggaaaataactttttttaacAGGTGTTAAGACTATGTTCGGGACAAGGGGACAACCACCAGAAACAttgaatgaaaaatataaaCCCAACCAACTCATCCCACATTTATAATTGGCTAATGTGGAAAACGGAAAAAGAAATTTACCATTGAATTAATTAAA
This region of Cucumis melo cultivar AY chromosome 7, USDA_Cmelo_AY_1.0, whole genome shotgun sequence genomic DNA includes:
- the LOC103492902 gene encoding biotin carboxyl carrier protein of acetyl-CoA carboxylase 2, chloroplastic, with protein sequence MASFTIPCPKASTLPGFGSSARKNWHHNHINPNLSLNRLFKDSFLVGSSFVDSPLSGTEWPNKKKSTGLVVYALKEVVVGKTSNSAPAIASTPGNGPSGGKVESAVTVSDQSYLPDEPSISTFMSQVSDLIKLVDSRDIMELQLKQQDCEIVIRKKEAIQPPIPTQAPSPYIALPPPHVLTTVAPPPTPAAAPTATSTARASPLPAPKTGGLYPPLKCPMAGTFYRSPAPGEPPFVKVGDKVQKGQVICIIEAMKLMNEIEADQSGTIAEILAEDGKPVSLDTPLVVIVP